The following nucleotide sequence is from Gemmatimonadota bacterium.
AGGGACGCGCACGTGGACGCTCAGGCTCGGGTCAGCAGCCGCGGGCGGGTCAGCGCCCGGCTCGGAGTCGCGCGTCCGAGGGCCAAACGGATGATGCGTCGGACCTGACCCGGCCACCGTGTCCGCGCCGCCAACGCGCGCTCCTTTGCACCCAAGGGCTCGCTATCGCGCCGACACCCGCCCGCTCCGCAACGTACGCGCAAAGAAGCCGGCCGTGGCCTCGTACGCCGCGAGCCAGTTCCGGTGCAGGAGGAAGCCGTGCACCTCGTCCGGAAAGATCAGTTGCTCGGCCTCGATGCCGCGGTCCCGCAGCGACTCGACGAGATCCACGCTCTCGCTGAACGGCACGTTGCGGTCGTCATCCCCGTGGATCACCAGGACGGGCGAGCGCCACCCGTCCAGGAAGGCCATCGGGGAGGACCGGTAGGCCAGGTCGGACCACTCGGCCCGGGCCTCGGCGTTATAGGAGGGCACGAAGCCCTTCACCACCACGTTCCAGTCGTGCACACCGTGGATGTCGACGCCCGCCGCGAAGAGGTCCGATGCGCGCGCCAATCCCAGCGCCGTCAGATACCCACCGTACGAGCCTCCCCAGAGCCCGATGCGATCCGGGTCCACGTCCGCGCGTCCGCGCAGATACAGCCCCGCCCCCAGCACATCGTTGAACTCGCTGGCGCCGCGCGCGCCGTAGTCGAGGGCTTCGCGGAAGTCGAGCCCGTAGCCGGTCCCGCTGCGGTAGTTGACCGACAGCACCACGTAGCCCTGCGCGGCGAGGTACTGGTTCAGGGCGTAGGCGTTGTGGTAGTAGTCGCGGTAGTGGAAGCCCAGCAGCATCTGCCGGCGCGAGCCCCCGTGGAAGAACACCACGGCCGGACGCCGTTCCCCGGCCCGCAGGTCCTCCGGAAGGAACAGCTGCGCGTGGATGGGCATGCCGTCCGCGGCGCTGAAGATCACCTGCGTGGGCTCGACCAGTTCGTCGCTCGGGAAGCCTTCCAGCGCGTCCGGATCCAGCGGGCGCGAACCCGATCCCTCCAGGATGCGGGCGTGCGCCGGTGTGCGCGGCCCCGAGGCCAGGAACGCCACCCGCGCGCCGTCGCTCACCGGCTCCCATTCGATCCCGGTGCCCGGGGTGAGAAGCGTGCTGCGCCCACTGGCCACGTCCACCCGCCAGACGTGGCGCCGATCGATGTCGTCCTGGTTGGAGGCGACGAGCACCGCGCTCCCGTCCGGCGTGGGCGTCGCGAACTCCACCTCGAAGGCGCCCGTCACGAGTGGGCGGGCAGTCCCTCCGGTGGCAGGGACCGAGTACAGGTTGATCCAGCCCGTCTTCTCCCACGGGAAGACGATGCGGTCGCCCGACCACAACAGCTGATCCGCGGAAGCGGTGCCCTGGAAGACGCTGCCTGGACCCTCGTCGGCCTCGAAGGCCGTGCGGGTCTCGCCGCTCGCCACGTCGTGCACCCGGATGGACCACGGATGGCCGCTGCGACGTGGCTCGAACGGGAGCTGATCGCGCACGTTGGGCCGTCGGACGAAGGCGAGCCGGCGGCCGTCGCTGGACCAGGCCGGTTCCCCGTCGAGATCGACCGAGGGATCGATCCACTGCACAGCGCCGCTCGCCACGTCCACGATGCCGACGAACGAATGGTCGCCGCGTCCACTGACCAGCGCGAGCTGCGTCCCGTCGGGGGAGAAGGTCAGCGACGACGCGCCGCCCCTCATCTGCAGGAGCTGTTCGGCGTCACCGCCCGCGAGCGGCACGGTCCAGACCTGACCCCGGTCGGTGTAGGCCACCACCTCCCCGTTCGGTGCGATCACCGGTCCGCTGCCCGCGGCGAGCCGGACGGGCTCGCCACCGGCCACCGCCACCCGGTACACGGCCCGGTCGGGCCACTCCGGTTCACTGGTCGGATTGGGGATCTCCCCCGCGCGGTTGGGCGCCCCTCCCCGTACGAAGACGATCTGCGCTCCGTCCGGTGTGAACGTCAGGCTGCCCACCTCCTGGCCGTTGTCGCCCTCCCAGCTCGTAAGCGCGCGGCCGCGGTAGTCGGGCGCGCTGGCCACCCACACGTTGCGGGCGCCGCGATCGTTCTGGACCCACGCGAAGGCACCCCCTCCCGGGGCCGCCACGAGACCGCCCGGGAACGGTGCGGACATCACCTCGCCGAGGGTGAAGGACTGGGCGGCGGCCGGTGCCTGAGGGAGCAGCGCGGTGAGCATCCCCACCAGCACGAGCGCGGCTCCATGCAGGGCGCTCCGCGAGCGCGCCCGGGTGCTCGCGCGGGTGTCCTCGCCTCCTCGGTTGGCGCGCACAGACGCCATGGGAGGAGGGGACGCGAAGGCCATGACGAGATGGGGCCGAGTCGTGGGACGATCGTAGCGCATGGTGTCTCCCGGAGGCGGTGCGATCCGCGCTACAGGGTAGGAAGTCCGCGAGGACAGGGCCACCCCGGGCGAAGGCCCGGCAGCGGCGAGGTCCACAGCCGCAGATCCGTCGGCCGGGATCGATGTGGGCGGCAGCGGGGATCCAGGCTCCGGGACCGGTCGGGCCGCAGCCGGGACCCCGGGCTCCCGACCCGTGTGGGCCGCAGCGGCGATCCCAGGGGCCGGGACCGGTGTGCGCGCCAGCGGGGAGCTCAGGTTCCGGGAGCGGCTCAGCCCGCGTCCGGAAGGGGGTCGATCCGCCACGCACCCGTCGCTGGCCGGGAAGCCCACGGCCCGGCTCGCCTTGCGGCTCCGCTCCTTCTCGACGAGGGCGCCCCGAGAGCCGGGCGAGCGACGCCGCTCCGCCCCGTTCTGCTCAGTCCCCTTCGCCCGTCCGGGTGCTGGCGAGCGCCCAGTACACCAGCGCTGGCTGGAAGAACAAACGCGCAAACCGCTTCCCGTCCGTATCCAGGCCGAAGGCATCCCGACGGTTCACGTACTGGGAGACGTTGCCGGGGAAGATGGCCGTGAAGAACGCGGCTGCGACGTTGCCCACCCGCTCGCGCTGTCGCTCATTGGCGAAGATCAACGCGGTGCCGAGACCGATCTCCACCACACCGGACCCGAGCACGGTGGTGTCGGGATCCAGTGGCACGAAGTCGGGCACCTGCGCGCGGAAGGCCTTGCGCGCGAACGTCAGATGGCTGGTGCCGGCGAAGACGAGCATCGTGCCGAGCAGGATCCGCGCGACGTTCCTTCCGCTCCCGTCGTCCATGCTGTCCCTCCACCCGAGATCCTTCCAGCTCCTCGGCTCTACCGGTCGAAGGCGCCGGCGGTTCCCCTGTCACACGCGGTGTGTCGGGTGAAGCGGCACGGCGAACGAGGGACGCACGAATGCGTGTTTGCTGCGCTGCACCCACTATCGCGCCGCGCCTCCCCACAGCAGGCGCATGCCTTCCTCGTACGGCAGCAGGGATGGCGCGGCACCCGCCTCCACCGGCGTGAAGAGCCAGACCGTCCGCCCTGGCAGACGCTCCAGGAGCGCCCGGTTCGCCTCGGGACCCAGGTCCCGCGCGAAGAGCGCGTCGGTGCTGCGCGCGAGGTCGGTCCCGGACGACCGCGGGCCGGCGCCGTCGACTCCAGGCGGGCTCCCCTGCCACAGCAGCGGCGCCAAGGAGACGGCGCCGAAGCGGTCCGCCGAAGCCTGCCGCACGCAGGGCTCCGGCCAGGGACGGCTGGGATCGATGAGCGCGCCCACGTCGGGGCCGGTCTCCACCCGGACGAGCCCGCTCGGGGTGCCGGGTGAGGTGTCGCGATCGAGTTCCGGAGCCGGGGCGGACGGGACGCCGTCCTCCTGCGGGTCGCGCTGGGATGCCAGCCACACCTCCAGCCGACATGCGTCGTTCCGCCGGAGCAGGGGGTTCAGGGCGTCGGCGCGGAAGCCCTCCACCTCCAGGCGGGACGCGAGCCGCTCGTTCCAGCTCGCGTGCACGAACACCAGGGCCGGCTCCCCTTCCGGGAGCGCCGGCAGGCGGATGCGGGCCAGCGTCTCGGCCGGCCAGCGGTAGCCCATCAGCCGCTGCGGCGCGAAGACGCCGAGACCGAGCGCGAAGCTCGCCCCCAAGGTGCCCACGACGAGCGCCCTTCCCCGCCCCCGGGTCCGCTCCACCAGCCA
It contains:
- a CDS encoding prolyl oligopeptidase family serine peptidase; the encoded protein is MRYDRPTTRPHLVMAFASPPPMASVRANRGGEDTRASTRARSRSALHGAALVLVGMLTALLPQAPAAAQSFTLGEVMSAPFPGGLVAAPGGGAFAWVQNDRGARNVWVASAPDYRGRALTSWEGDNGQEVGSLTFTPDGAQIVFVRGGAPNRAGEIPNPTSEPEWPDRAVYRVAVAGGEPVRLAAGSGPVIAPNGEVVAYTDRGQVWTVPLAGGDAEQLLQMRGGASSLTFSPDGTQLALVSGRGDHSFVGIVDVASGAVQWIDPSVDLDGEPAWSSDGRRLAFVRRPNVRDQLPFEPRRSGHPWSIRVHDVASGETRTAFEADEGPGSVFQGTASADQLLWSGDRIVFPWEKTGWINLYSVPATGGTARPLVTGAFEVEFATPTPDGSAVLVASNQDDIDRRHVWRVDVASGRSTLLTPGTGIEWEPVSDGARVAFLASGPRTPAHARILEGSGSRPLDPDALEGFPSDELVEPTQVIFSAADGMPIHAQLFLPEDLRAGERRPAVVFFHGGSRRQMLLGFHYRDYYHNAYALNQYLAAQGYVVLSVNYRSGTGYGLDFREALDYGARGASEFNDVLGAGLYLRGRADVDPDRIGLWGGSYGGYLTALGLARASDLFAAGVDIHGVHDWNVVVKGFVPSYNAEARAEWSDLAYRSSPMAFLDGWRSPVLVIHGDDDRNVPFSESVDLVESLRDRGIEAEQLIFPDEVHGFLLHRNWLAAYEATAGFFARTLRSGRVSAR